The Leifsonia xyli genomic sequence CGGCGGAGCGCGGGCTGGACCAGCTTCTCGCCGAGGGCACGCTGAAGCCGATGCTGGGCGAGATGCAACATCGCGCCGACCTGTACGACCTGATTGACTACGAGGGCTACAACGCGTTCGACACCTCGGTCTACAACTTCGAGGTGCACCGCTAGCCACCGCCGTGCGCGGAGGATCGGCGCGACCATTCCGACAGCAGCGAAGGAGCTCAGATGTCCGACCCGGAGATCCACAAGGGACTGGCCGGAGTCGTCGTCGACACGACGACGATCTCTTCCGTGAACCCGCAGACCAACTCCCTTCTCTACCGTGGATACCCGGTCCAGGAGCTGGCCCGGTACTGCTCCTTCGAGGAGGTCGCCTACCTTCTTTGGCATGGCGAGCTCCCGACGCCCGACGACCTCGTCGCCTTCGAGTCGCTCGAGCGTTCGCTCCGTCGCCTGGACGACCGCACGCGCCGGGCGCTCGACGACATCCCCGTGTCGGCTCATCCGATGGACGCGCTCCGTACCGCGGTCAGTCAGCTGGGTGGACTCGACGCGACCCTCCAGCAGACGGACGGCATCCTGGACCGCGAGCTCAACGAGGGCCGCGCGATCTACCTGCTCGCCCAGCTTCCGACGATCGTCGCCTACATCCAACGCAGGAGCCGCGGGCTCGAGCCCGTGGAGCCGCGGGACGACCTCGACTACTCGCGGAACTTCCTGTGGCTGACCTTCGGTGAGGTGCCCGACGACGTGGTCGTGGACGCGTTCCGTGTCTCGCTCGTCCTGTACGCGGAGCACTCCTTCAACGCCTCCACGTTCACCGCGCGCGTGATCGCGAGCACGCTGTCCGACGTCTATTCGGCGGTCACCGGTGCCATCGGCGCCCTCAAGGGTCCTCTGCACGGCGGAGCCAACGAGGCCGTCATGCACGCTTTCGACGAGATCGGGAGCGCCGATCGCGCGGCGGACTGGCTGGATGCCGCGCTCGCCGAGAAGCGCAAGATCATGGGGTTCGGCCACCGCGTCTACAAGAACGGCGACTCGCGGGTTCCGACCATGCGCGCTGCGCTCGTCACCCTGGTCGACCACTACGACCGGCAGGATCTGCTCGACCTCTACGACGCCCTCGAGAACGCGATGGCCGAGCGGAAGAACATCAAGCCGAACCTCGACTACCCGTCCGGGCCCGCCTACAACTTGATGGGCTTCGACACGGAGACGTTCACGCCGCTCTTCGCTGCGGCCCGAGTGGCCGGATGGACGGCGCACGTCTTCGAGCAGTACGCCGCCAACTCGTTGATCCGCCCGCTCTCGCAGTACACCGGCCCGGAGGAGCGTCACCTGGAGCGCTGACGACGCTCCGGGCGACGCGCACCGGGCGCCGCGGCTCAGCGGTACAGCAGCAGCGCATCTCCCTGCCCGCCACCGCCGCACAACGCGACGGCGGCTCGTCCGGACCCCCGGCGGGCGAGCTCGTGAGCCGCGTGCCCAGCCAGGCGCGCCCCCGACGCCCCGATGGGGTGACCGAGCGCGATCGCGCCGCCGTGGATGTTCACCTTCGCCGGGTCGAGCCCGAGGTCGGACATCGACTGCAGCGCGACGGCGGCGAACGCCTCGTTGATCTCGATCACATCCAGTTCGGAGACGCTCCACCCTGCTCGCCGCAGCGCAGCGTCGATCGCCCGAGACGGCTGCGAGTGCAACGAGTTGTCGGGGCCGGCCACCTGGCCGCTCGCCCCGACGAGCGCCAGCCATTCGAGTCCGAGCCGCTCGGCGTTCTCGCGGCTGGTCAGCACGAGCGCTGCCGCGCCGTCGCTCAGCGGCGACGAGTTGCCCGCGGTCAGCGTTCCACCTTCCGCGAAGCTCGGCCGCAGACCGGCCAGTGTCTCGACAGTCGAGTCCGGGCGGACGCCCTCGTCGGTGCTGATGACGATCGGGTCGCCCTTGCGCTGCGGGATGCTGACCGGAGCGATCTCGTCGTCGAAGGTGCCGTCCGAGGCCGCCTTGCCGGCGCGTTGGTGTGAGCGCGCCGCGAACTCGTCCTGCGCCTCGCGACGCAGACCCAGCCGCTCCGTGTACTTCTCGGTGGATGCACCCATCGACTCCCCGTCGAAGGCGTCGGTCAAACCGTCGTGGGCCGCCGAGTCGAGCGCCTGGATCGACCCGTAGTTCCACCCCTTCCGAGATCCTGGAAGGATGTGCGGCGCGTTCGTCATGGACTCCTGGCCGCCGGCGACGACGACCGTCGCCTCGCCCGTCCGGATCAGACGGGCCGCGTCGATGACCGCAGCCAGCCCGGAGAGGCAGACCTTGTTGATCGTCGTGGCGGGCACATCCCAGCCGATCCCCGCACCGATCGCCGTCTGCCGCGCCGGGTTCTGGCCGGCGCCCGCCTGGAGCACCTGCCCGAAGATCACCGTGTCCACATCGTCCGCCGCGACACCGGAGCGTTCGAGCGCCTGACGCACGGCGATCGTGCCGAGCTGGACGGCACTCAGCGACGCGAGCGTCCCTTTGATCTTGCCGAGCGGCGTTCGGGCGGCGGACAGGATGACGACGTCGTCGGAACTCATGGGCTACTCCTTCGTGCCTGGTCCCTCCATTCTCACACCCGGCGCACGGGTAGGCTTGGGGCTCGTGACAGCACGCGTTCTGATCAAAGACCTCGCCGCCCTTCCGGACGGCCCCGTGAGCGTCGCCGGATGGGTCGAGACCGTCCGCGACCAGAAGAAGGTGCAGTTCGTCGTACTGCGCGATGAGTCGGGCGCGGTCCAGCTGGTCAACCCGCGCACCGTCGGAGAAGACGGAGCCGTCGTCGCCGACGAGCCTGCTGTCACGATCTCCGGTCTCTCGCAGGGCACCTTCGTCCGCGCCACCGGTGAGCTCAAGCACGATGAGCGGGTCAAGCTGGGCGGCATCGAGATCCGCCTCTCCTCGCTCGAGGTCGAGACCGCGGCCATCCCGGAGACGCCGATCGCCGCGGACAGCGGCATCGACAAGCGCATGGACTGGCGCTTCCTCGATCTGCGCGACCCGCGCCACAACCTGATCTTCCGCGTGCAGACCACTTTCGAGCACGCACTGCGCCAGTACTGGGTCGAGAACGGCTTCATCGAGATCCACACGCCGAAGCTCATGGCCTCCGCGTCCGAGTCGCGTGCCGAGCTGTTCGAACTGCCGTACTTCGAGACGACGGCCTACCTCGCACAGAGCCCCCAGATCTTCAAGCAGATGGCGCAGGCCGCCGGCTTCGGCCGCGTGTTCGAGATCGGTCCGGCTTTCCGCGCCGACCCGAGCTTCACGAGCCGCCACGCCACCGAGTTCACGAGTGTCGACACCGAGATCAGCTGGATCGACAGCCACGAAGACGTCATGAAGGTGCACGAGGAGCTCCTCGTCGCCGGCTTCACCGCCGTCAAGGAGAAGCACGGCGAGGAGATCGAGCGGCTGTTCGGCGTCGAGGTGACAGTGCCGACGACGCCCTTGCCGCGCATCCCTCTCGCCGAGGCGAAGCGCATCGTCGCCGAGCGGGGCTACGAGGTTCCGCGCGCGGACGACGACATGGATCCGGAGGGCGAGCGTCAGATCTCGGCGTACGTCAAGGAGACGTACGACCACGAGTTCGTCTTCCTCACCGACTACGCAGCGACGATCCGGCCGTACTACCACATGCGTCACGAAGACGACCCGTCGCTGACCAAGAGCTACGACCTCATCTTCAACGGTGTGGAGATCTCCACTGGCGCGCAGCGCGAGCACCGGGTCGACATCATCGAGGCGCAGGCGCGCGACAAGGGCCTGGACCCGAACGAGATCGACCTCGAGTTCTTCCGTTACGGGATCCCGCCGCACGGTGGATTCGGCATGGGCCTCGCCCGTGTGCTGATGCTCATGCTGCACCTCTCGAACCTGCGCGAGACGACCTATCTCTTCCGCGGGCCGACCCGCCTGACGCCGTAGGGCTCGAACCCGCTGTCGCCAGCGCGGTCCAGGTGTCTCCTGCCACCAGGATGTGGCCGAGGAAGCGGAGCCCGAGGGTCGCGGCCGCCTGGTCGAGGCGTCGGGTGAGCATGAGGTCGGCGACCGAAGCGTCGAGGAGCCCGGACGTGTGATTGTGCGCGACGGCGAACGAGCGTCCCCCGCGGGTGAGAACCGCCTGAAGCACGTCGGCCGGCTGGATGGAGGTCTCATCCACCCCGCCGTCGCGCAGCAGCACGAGCTCGATGGGTCGCGCCGCACGGTCCGCCACGACGACCACGAACCGTTCGCTGTCGCGGTGGAGTAGTTCAGGGCGGACGACTTCCGCCACCGTCTTGTGGTCGACCAGCCGCGTCCACGCGGCCGGGGCCCCCGCTCGCCGCCAGACTTCGGTGATGGCGACCAGCCGACCCGCGGTGGCGGGCCCCACGCCCGGCAGGCGTTCCAGCCGGGCGAAATCCATCGTCGCCAATCCCGGGAAACCGCCGGTCCTCCGCAGCACCGATCGCGCGAGCGCCAGCACGCTGCGCCCGGTCTGTCCGGACCCCAGCACCAGCGCGAGCACCTCGTCGTCGGTGAGCGATCCGATCCCGAGACGGCGCATCCGCTCGCGCGGGCGGTCATGGGTGGGAATGTCTGCAAGAGCCTCTCCCTCTTCTTTCTCGTTGGGCATGGCTCGACGCTACGAAGCCGCGCAACCTGAGAGAGCGGCGAGGAACGAATCTGGGGATAAGTCGCGCGCCGTCGCCTCTGTGGACAGTTCGCCCTCCACAGGCGCGCCCGCGCTCAGTGAATTCAAGGCAAACCCCTCCGTAGACTGGAGCGGTGGTAGCGAGCCAGGTCCACCTCGTCCGTCATGGCGAGGTGTTCAATCCCGACGGCATCCTGTACGGCAGGTTGCCGGGATTCGGCCTCTCCAAACTCGGTCACCGCATGGCCCAGGCGGCGGCGGACGAACTCGTCGCCCGCAACCGCCCCATCCGCGCCCTCCGCGTCTCGCCGCTGCAGCGCACGCGCGAGTCGGCCGCACCGATCGCCGAGGCGTTCGGCCTCGATCCCCGGATCGACGAGCGGATCATCGAGCCGACCAACCGTTTCGAGGGCACCAAGATGAAGCTCGCGGTCCGCAAGCCGCAATACTGGCCCTTCCTGGTCAACCCGCTCCGGCCCAGCTGGGGCGAGGCCTACACGAGCATCGAGCGTCGGATGCTGACCGCGATCGACGACGCCTTCGCCTCGGTCGACGACGGCGACGTCGTCCTCGTCAGCCACCAGCTTCCGATCTGGGTGGCACACCTCTCCATCACTGGTCAGCGCTACCCGCACGATCCGCGCAGGCGGCGGTGCGCACTCTCCAGCATCACGACATTCGAGGTCGCTCCCGAGCCCGAGAAGAAGCCGGTGGATGCGCGTCCCGGCGACGGCCCTGTCGCCGTCCACCCCGGTCGCAGCGAGGCGTCCCGCCGATACGCCGAGGTCGGGTACGTCGAGCCCGCCGCAGCGCTGCTCGTCGCCGCGACGGATGTGGGCGCCGTATGAGCGCCACGTCCCGCGTCCGTTCGCGCATCCTCGGAATCGGCGCTGCCGTCATCGTTGCCGCCTTCGCCCTGAGCGGCTGCACGGCGAATGACAGCCTCGCCAACCAGTACCGGTCCGGCAACGGACAGAACTACATCGCCGGAGACGGCACCGTCAGCGAGTACGCCGCCGGCAACCGCGGCGAGCCGGTCTCCTTCACCGGGAAGCTGCAGAACGGCGACACCGTGACCTCGAAGGACTACGCAGGCAAGGTCCTCGTCGTCAACTTCTGGTACGCGGGCTGCCCGCCGTGCCGCGTCGAGGCGCCCGACCTGCAGTCGCTCAGCGAGAAGTACGCCGCACAGGGCGTCGGCTTCCTCGGCGTCAACCTGTACGACTCGGTGCAGACCGCCGCGAGCTTCGAGAAGGACAAGGGCGTGACCTACCCGTCGGTGCTCGACCGCGACACCGGTTCGGTCCTGCTGGCGTTCAGCAAGACGGTTCCGCCGAAGGCGACGCCGACGACCCTGGTCGTCGATAAGGAAGGACGCGTCGCCGCGCGAATCCTCGGCGCCATCCCCGACAAGAGCATCCTCGACACGCTCATCTCCGACGCCGTGGCCGAGAACTGACGTGGGCGGCGTCGGTCAGATCGTCTTCAGCGGTCAGCTCCTGCTGGCCCTGCCGATCGCACTCCTCGCCGGGTTGGTGTCATTCGCGTCGCCCTGCGTCCTTCCGCTCGTCCCCGGATACCTCGCGTACGTCGGCGGCATCAGCGACCCGGGAGCGAAGCGCGACCGATCGCGGCTGCTCACCGGAGTCGCGCTGTTCATCCTCGGCTTCGCGATCGTCTTCGTCGCGTACGGCGCGGCGTTCGGCGCGCTGGGCTATTGGCTCGTGCGGTGGCAGGACGTCGTGGTCCGCATCCTCGGTGGCCTGGTCATCGTGATGGGCCTCGTCTTCATCGGCCAGTTCTCGTTCCTGCAGCGGACGATCAAGCCGTCCTGGCGTCCGGCCACCGGGCTGATCGGCGCGCCGCTGCTCGGCATCGTCTTCGGACTGGGATGGACGCCGTGCATCGGACCGACGCTCGCCGCGATCAGCGCGCTCAGCGTCGGCAGCGGTTCGCCCTGGCGCGGTGCCCTGCTCGGCCTGTTCTATTGCATCGGCCTCGGCATCCCGTTCCTCCTGGTGGCCCTCGGGTTCGACTGGGTCGCGGGCTCCGTCGCCTTCCTCAAGCGGCACATCCGGGCCATCAACGTCATCGGCGGCGCGCTTCTGGTCGTCATCGGCATCCTGATGGTGACGGGCCTGTGGAGTGAGCTCATGTCCCAGTTCTTGGCGGTGATCCAAGGTTTTGAGCCGGCCCTCTGATCACATCGACGCTGCTCCCCCTCGGGAGGACGCGGACGTCAACCAGCCGAAGCTCGGCCCAATGGGCTGGCTCCGCTGGTTCTGGCGGCAGCTGACGAGCATGCGCACGGCGCTGTTCCTGCTGCTCCTCCTGGCGATCGCGGCCGTCCCCGGGTCCCTCGTCCCGCAGCGCAGCTCCGACCCGAACGGCGTCACGAAGTACTTCACCGACAACCCGTCACTCGCGCCGGTGCTCGACAAGCTGCAGTTCTTCGACGTCTACACCTCGGTGTGGTTCTCGGCCATCTACCTGCTGCTGTTCGCGTCACTGATCGGGTGCATCATCCCGCGCACCAAGCACCACTTCGAGGCGATGCGCGCGAAGCCGCCGAAGACCCCGGTGCGCCTGACCCGCATGGCGGGCTTCCAGGCGCGCGTACTGCCGGCTGAGCTGCGCAGCGCGAGTGCCGATCCGATTCTCGCGGCCCGCGATGTCCTCAAGGCGAACCGCTACCGCGTCGCCCTGTATCAGGATGCGCGGTCCACCTCGGTCTCGGCCGAGCGCGGCTACCTCCGCGAGTCCGGCAACCTGGTGTTCCACGTCGCCCTGCTCGGAGTGCTGCTGGCGATCGGCGTCGGAGGCGGCTTCGGCTATACCGGCCAGAAGATCGTGGTCGAGGGGCAGAGCTTCGTGAACAGCCTGCCCTCGTACAACTCGTTCAACCCGGGTCGCTTCTTCAGTGACGCCTCGCTCGCGCCGTTCTCGATCGCCGTGAACAAGCTGGATGTGCGTTACGAGACCAAGAACCAGGATGCGATCGGCACACCGCTCGACTACACCGCGCATGTGACGACGACCGGTCCAGGTGACGCCAAGGACGACACGACGATCAAGGTGAACGAGCCGCTGGCGATCGGCGGCACGAACGTCTACCTCCTCGGAAACGGCTACGCGCCGACCATCACGGTGAAGGACACCGCAGGCAAGGTCGTCTTCAACGACTCGGTGCCGTTCATCCCGCAGGCCGATCCGAACCTCACCTCGCTCGGGTTCGTCAAGATCCCGGACGGGCTCAAGGAGCAGGTCGGGATGATCGGCTTCTTCTATCCGACCGTCACCGCGAGTCAGACGGCGCAGGGCGCCTTGGCATCGAAGTTCCCCGGGCTCGACGACCCGGTGCTCAGCCTCAACGTCTACGCCGGCGACCTCGGCGTCGACGACGGTGTGCCGCAGTCCGTGTACAGCCTGAACACCGACACGCTCGAGCAGCTGGCGGGCCCGCCGACCAAGACGAAGGCGCTCGAGCTCAAGCCGGGCCAGACGGTGGAGTTGCCGAACGGGCTCGGGACCATCTCCCTCGACGGGGTCAAACGGTTCGCCACCCTCGAGGTGCATCACGACCCGGCCCAGATCTGGGTGCTGCTGTTCGCGGTGCTGATCCTCGTCGGGCTCCTCACATCGCTGTTCGTCCCACGCCGCCGGCTGTGGGTGAAGGCGATCGAGAATCCGGATGGATCGCTGACCCTCGAGTACGCGGGCCTGGCCCGCGGTGAGGATCCGAACCTCCTGGCTGCGGTGGCCGCCGTGGCCGATCAGCACTCTCAGGCCCTCACCAGGCCCTCGACGACTTAGGCTTGCATTGTGACCGAAACCTTGGCTCAACTGTCGACCGTGCTCCTGTACGCGGCGATGGGACTCTACGCGGCGGCGTTCATCGCCTTCGCGCTCGATCTCGCCCGGCGCGGCGCGCGAGCGACTGCTGTCGAGGCCGCCGTGGTCCCCAGTGCGGTGGCACGCCGCGCCGAGGTCGCGACTCCCGTCGGCGCACCCGCCTCATCGGTGATCGGCGGCGCACCGCCTGAGCCGACGCCGCCTCCGTCGTCCGCGCTCGGCCGTTTGTCGTCGCGCATCAGCACGCGCGTCGAGGACGACGTGATGAACGGCACCGGGGGAGGGGCGTCCCTCAAGTGGGCGTTCGTGCTCACGACGATCGGCTTCGCCTTCCACCTGGTGGCGGTGGTGCTCCGCGGCATCGCGGCAGCCCGTGTGCCGTGGGCCAACATGTGGGAGTTCTCGATGACGGGCACTCTCGTCATCATCGGGGTGTTCCTGATCGCGAACCTGAAGTGGCCGATCACCTACGTCGGCACCTTCGTCCTCGGGCTCGTCCTCGTCCTGCAGGGGATCGCGCTACTGCGGTACTACGTCCCGGTGGTCCCCCTGCAGCCGGCGCTGCAGTCGTACTGGCTCGTCATCCACATCATCGTGGCCGTGCTGGGCACTGCGTTCTTCGCTCTCGGGTTCGCACTCTCGGGGTTGCAGCTGCTGCAGTACCGCCGCGAACGGCAGGTCGCGGAGTCGCGGCCGCAGCAGTTCCGGTTCCTCGCGACCCTTCCGAGCTCGGTCGCTCTGGAGAACCTCGCGTACCGGATCAACATCGTCGGCTTCATCGCCTGGACCTTCACGCTGATCGCCGGCGCCATCTGGGCCGAGAAGGCGTGGGGCCGTTACTGGGGATGGGACACCAAGGAAGTCTGGACCTTCATCATCTGGGTGATCTATGCCGGATACATCCACGCGCGGGCGACGCGCGGGTGGCGCGGGTCGCGGTCGGCATGGTTGGCGATCATCGGCTTCGCCGCGGTGCTGTTCAACTTCGGCATCGTCAACGTGTTCTTCCACGGACTGCACGCGTACTCGGGATTGTGATCACCCCGGCCCGACCGAATGAGAACCCCCTCGGATCCCAAGATTCCGAGGGGGTTCTTTTCGTTCCGGGGAGAGTCGCTGCCCGCCGTATGCGGGAAGATCCGCGTAATTCCGCGGAAGTCAAGCGCGACACGCCCGGGATGAGGGCCGAATTTGCGACCCTCGGGAGGCCTGCGTAAAGTACTTACTTGTCACCCCAAAGGTGCGGGAGAGCGGAAGAGCTCCCCGGCCTCAAGCGGGACCGAATCCAAAGCCTAGCGGCAATCCTGAACTTGAATAAGTTCGCTTGCTGCGCTTAGGATTAACACCCCACTCACTGAGCAGGTCTAACCGGTTCGGGTCGTGCAAATCGGATGTATCCCACGATGGATGAACGAAAGAGCGCGAAACGGCCAACTTGACAAACTGACTGAGAGTGGTAAGGTAGAGAAGTTGCCTCGCAGAGACAGCCGGAAGGTTGAAAGGCGAGAGCGTCCGATCCTTGAGAACTCAACAGCGTGCACAATGTCAAATGCCAAACAACCTCGGCATTGACCATCTAGACCTAGTCTAGCGGTCGATGCGAGATTCCTTTGGATTAGAAACAGAATGTCAGTAGATATTCGAAACTAGTCAAGACAAACTCGCAGTGCGAAGCCACATTTCCTGGCTAAGCCTGCACTATGTTTCCCGGTCGCTTGCGACCGTGGAGCTAAACATTTATGGAGAGTTTGATCCTGGCTCAGGACGAACGCTGGCGGCGTGCTTAACACATGCAAGTCGAACGATGAACCCGGAGCTTGCTCCGGGGGATTAGTGGCGAACGGGTGAGTAACACGTGAGTAACCTGCCCTTGACTCTGGGATAACCTCCGGAAACGGAAGCTAATACCGGATATGACGCACGGAGGCATCTCCTGTGCGTGGAAAGAATTTCGGTCAAGGATGGACTCGCGGCCTATCAGGTAGTTGGTGAGGTAACGGCCCACCAAGCCTACGACGGGTAGCCGGCCTGAGAGGGTGACCGGCCACACTGGGACTGAGACACGGCCCAGACTCCTACGGGAGGCAGCAGTGGGGAATATTGCACAATGGGCGCAAGCCTGATGCAGCAACGCCGCGTGAGGGATGACGGCCTTCGGGTTGTAAACCTCTTTTAGTAGGGAAGAAGCGAAAGTGACGGTACCTGCAGAAAAAGCACCGGCTAACTACGTGCCAGCAGCCGCGGTAATACGTAGGGTGCGAGCGTTGTCCGGAATTATTGGGCGTAAAGAGCTCGTAGGCGGTCTGTCGCGTCTGCTGTGAAAACCCGAGGCTCAACCTCGGGCCTGCAGTGGGTACGGGCAGACTAGAGTGCGGTAGGGGAGAATGGAATTCCTGGTGTAGCGGTGGAATGCGCAGATATCAGGAGGAACACCGATGGCGAAGGCAGTTCTCTGGGCCGTAACTGACGCTGAGGAGCGAAAGCGTGGGGAGCGAACAGGATTAGATACCCTGGTAGTCCACGCCGTAAACGTTGGGCGCTAGATGTGGGGACCATTCCACGGTTTCCGTGTCGCAGCTAACGCATTAAGCGCCCCGCCTGGGGAGTACGGCCGCAAGGCTAAAACTCAAAGGAATTGACGGGGGCCCGCACAAGCGGCGGAGCATGCGGATTAATTCGATGCAACGCGAAGAACCTTACCAAGGCTTGACATACACGAGAACGGGCCAGAAATGGTCAACTCTTTGGACACTCGTGAACAGGTGGTGCATGGTTGTCGTCAGCTCGTGTCGTGAGATGTTGGGTTAAGTCCCGCAACGAGCGCAACCCTCGTTCTATGTTGCCAGCGCGTAATGGCGGGAACTCATAGGAGACTGCCGGGGTCAACTCGGAGGAAGGTGGGGATGACGTCAAATCATCATGCCCCTTATGTCTTGGGCTTCACGCATGCTACAATGGCCGGTACAAAGGGCTGCAATACCGTAAGGTGGAGCGAATCCCAAAAAGCCGGTCTCAGTTCGGATTGAGGTCTGCAACTCGACCTCATGAAGTCGGAGTCGCTAGTAATCGCAGATCAGCAACGCTGCGGTGAATACGTTCCCGGGCCTTGTACACACCGCCCGTCAAGTCATGAAAGTCGGTAACACCCGAAGCCGGTGGCCCAACCCTTGTGGAGGGAGCCGTCGAAGGTGGGATCGGTGATTAGGACTAAGTCGTAACAAGGTAGCCGTACCGGAAGGTGCGGCTGGATCACCTCCTTTCTAAGGAGCATCTGGCACCCTCGGGTGTCCAGGCGCCGGATCTGAGCGAACGTCTCAGCCGGTTAGCTCATGGGTGGAACATTGACATTGGTGCGGAGCCG encodes the following:
- a CDS encoding acetyl-CoA acetyltransferase (Catalyzes the synthesis of acetoacetyl coenzyme A from two molecules of acetyl coenzyme A. It can also act as a thiolase, catalyzing the reverse reaction and generating two-carbon units from the four-carbon product of fatty acid oxidation) — protein: MSSDDVVILSAARTPLGKIKGTLASLSAVQLGTIAVRQALERSGVAADDVDTVIFGQVLQAGAGQNPARQTAIGAGIGWDVPATTINKVCLSGLAAVIDAARLIRTGEATVVVAGGQESMTNAPHILPGSRKGWNYGSIQALDSAAHDGLTDAFDGESMGASTEKYTERLGLRREAQDEFAARSHQRAGKAASDGTFDDEIAPVSIPQRKGDPIVISTDEGVRPDSTVETLAGLRPSFAEGGTLTAGNSSPLSDGAAALVLTSRENAERLGLEWLALVGASGQVAGPDNSLHSQPSRAIDAALRRAGWSVSELDVIEINEAFAAVALQSMSDLGLDPAKVNIHGGAIALGHPIGASGARLAGHAAHELARRGSGRAAVALCGGGGQGDALLLYR
- a CDS encoding c-type cytochrome biogenesis protein CcsB translates to MGLYAAAFIAFALDLARRGARATAVEAAVVPSAVARRAEVATPVGAPASSVIGGAPPEPTPPPSSALGRLSSRISTRVEDDVMNGTGGGASLKWAFVLTTIGFAFHLVAVVLRGIAAARVPWANMWEFSMTGTLVIIGVFLIANLKWPITYVGTFVLGLVLVLQGIALLRYYVPVVPLQPALQSYWLVIHIIVAVLGTAFFALGFALSGLQLLQYRRERQVAESRPQQFRFLATLPSSVALENLAYRINIVGFIAWTFTLIAGAIWAEKAWGRYWGWDTKEVWTFIIWVIYAGYIHARATRGWRGSRSAWLAIIGFAAVLFNFGIVNVFFHGLHAYSGL
- a CDS encoding cytochrome C biogenesis protein encodes the protein MGGVGQIVFSGQLLLALPIALLAGLVSFASPCVLPLVPGYLAYVGGISDPGAKRDRSRLLTGVALFILGFAIVFVAYGAAFGALGYWLVRWQDVVVRILGGLVIVMGLVFIGQFSFLQRTIKPSWRPATGLIGAPLLGIVFGLGWTPCIGPTLAAISALSVGSGSPWRGALLGLFYCIGLGIPFLLVALGFDWVAGSVAFLKRHIRAINVIGGALLVVIGILMVTGLWSELMSQFLAVIQGFEPAL
- a CDS encoding cytochrome C biogenesis protein; amino-acid sequence: MSRPSDHIDAAPPREDADVNQPKLGPMGWLRWFWRQLTSMRTALFLLLLLAIAAVPGSLVPQRSSDPNGVTKYFTDNPSLAPVLDKLQFFDVYTSVWFSAIYLLLFASLIGCIIPRTKHHFEAMRAKPPKTPVRLTRMAGFQARVLPAELRSASADPILAARDVLKANRYRVALYQDARSTSVSAERGYLRESGNLVFHVALLGVLLAIGVGGGFGYTGQKIVVEGQSFVNSLPSYNSFNPGRFFSDASLAPFSIAVNKLDVRYETKNQDAIGTPLDYTAHVTTTGPGDAKDDTTIKVNEPLAIGGTNVYLLGNGYAPTITVKDTAGKVVFNDSVPFIPQADPNLTSLGFVKIPDGLKEQVGMIGFFYPTVTASQTAQGALASKFPGLDDPVLSLNVYAGDLGVDDGVPQSVYSLNTDTLEQLAGPPTKTKALELKPGQTVELPNGLGTISLDGVKRFATLEVHHDPAQIWVLLFAVLILVGLLTSLFVPRRRLWVKAIENPDGSLTLEYAGLARGEDPNLLAAVAAVADQHSQALTRPSTT
- a CDS encoding alkyl hydroperoxide reductase, which codes for MSATSRVRSRILGIGAAVIVAAFALSGCTANDSLANQYRSGNGQNYIAGDGTVSEYAAGNRGEPVSFTGKLQNGDTVTSKDYAGKVLVVNFWYAGCPPCRVEAPDLQSLSEKYAAQGVGFLGVNLYDSVQTAASFEKDKGVTYPSVLDRDTGSVLLAFSKTVPPKATPTTLVVDKEGRVAARILGAIPDKSILDTLISDAVAEN
- a CDS encoding phosphoglycerate mutase codes for the protein MVASQVHLVRHGEVFNPDGILYGRLPGFGLSKLGHRMAQAAADELVARNRPIRALRVSPLQRTRESAAPIAEAFGLDPRIDERIIEPTNRFEGTKMKLAVRKPQYWPFLVNPLRPSWGEAYTSIERRMLTAIDDAFASVDDGDVVLVSHQLPIWVAHLSITGQRYPHDPRRRRCALSSITTFEVAPEPEKKPVDARPGDGPVAVHPGRSEASRRYAEVGYVEPAAALLVAATDVGAV
- a CDS encoding aspartate--tRNA(Asn) ligase; the protein is MTARVLIKDLAALPDGPVSVAGWVETVRDQKKVQFVVLRDESGAVQLVNPRTVGEDGAVVADEPAVTISGLSQGTFVRATGELKHDERVKLGGIEIRLSSLEVETAAIPETPIAADSGIDKRMDWRFLDLRDPRHNLIFRVQTTFEHALRQYWVENGFIEIHTPKLMASASESRAELFELPYFETTAYLAQSPQIFKQMAQAAGFGRVFEIGPAFRADPSFTSRHATEFTSVDTEISWIDSHEDVMKVHEELLVAGFTAVKEKHGEEIERLFGVEVTVPTTPLPRIPLAEAKRIVAERGYEVPRADDDMDPEGERQISAYVKETYDHEFVFLTDYAATIRPYYHMRHEDDPSLTKSYDLIFNGVEISTGAQREHRVDIIEAQARDKGLDPNEIDLEFFRYGIPPHGGFGMGLARVLMLMLHLSNLRETTYLFRGPTRLTP
- a CDS encoding citrate synthase/methylcitrate synthase (catalyzes the formation of citrate from acetyl-CoA and oxaloacetate): MSDPEIHKGLAGVVVDTTTISSVNPQTNSLLYRGYPVQELARYCSFEEVAYLLWHGELPTPDDLVAFESLERSLRRLDDRTRRALDDIPVSAHPMDALRTAVSQLGGLDATLQQTDGILDRELNEGRAIYLLAQLPTIVAYIQRRSRGLEPVEPRDDLDYSRNFLWLTFGEVPDDVVVDAFRVSLVLYAEHSFNASTFTARVIASTLSDVYSAVTGAIGALKGPLHGGANEAVMHAFDEIGSADRAADWLDAALAEKRKIMGFGHRVYKNGDSRVPTMRAALVTLVDHYDRQDLLDLYDALENAMAERKNIKPNLDYPSGPAYNLMGFDTETFTPLFAAARVAGWTAHVFEQYAANSLIRPLSQYTGPEERHLER